The genomic DNA GTAGAGAATGAACCTCACTTCTAATACTTTTCCTGATTCTGCTTACGACATCAACCGGTTCAGTTTTTCTCTCAACCTCAACTTCAAATAACCTATTTTTCAGGAGATTCTTTATGGAGCAGGTAATTGGTGTCATCGGCGGCAGCGGTCTCTATGAGATGGCTGAGCTGCAGGATATGCGAACCGTATCGGTAAGCACCCCGTTCGGAAATCCGTCGGATGACTTCATTGTCGGCACCCTCGAAGGAGTAAAAATGGTTTTTCTCCCCCGACACGGTAAGGGGCACCGGCTTCTGCCCGGGGAGATCAACTACCGGGCCAATATCTACGGCATGAAGAGTCTCGGTGTCACACGCCTGATTTCGGTCTCGGCGGTGGGAAGTATGAAAGAGGAGATAGTGCCGGGAAACATCGTGATTCCGGACCAGTTCATCGATCGTACAAACGCCCATCGAAGAGGCAGTTTTTTCGGTGATGGCGTCGTTGCCCATGTCCAGTTCGCCGATCCAGTATGCGGGGAACTTTCCCGCTGCCTTGCTTCAGCTGCACGGGCA from Geobacter sp. DSM 9736 includes the following:
- the mtnP gene encoding S-methyl-5'-thioadenosine phosphorylase, which translates into the protein MEQVIGVIGGSGLYEMAELQDMRTVSVSTPFGNPSDDFIVGTLEGVKMVFLPRHGKGHRLLPGEINYRANIYGMKSLGVTRLISVSAVGSMKEEIVPGNIVIPDQFIDRTNAHRRGSFFGDGVVAHVQFADPVCGELSRCLASAARAAGATVHEGGTYICMEGPAFSTRAESNLYRSFGVSVIGMTNIPEAKLAREAELCYGVIALATDYDCWHEAHEDVSVEAIVALIKKNVTMARAIIKGAATSIHGYRTCQCGDSLQHAIITDRGVIPEKVKRDLGLIIGRYLD